aaaaaacatccgGTCACCACTTATGAGCATTAAAAAAGGCTAGTAAGTGTACATTTTTATAAATTCTGTATCGAGttaagataaataaatacacataacaACCACTGAACCCTACAAGCTGGGAGAATCTCTTGATATGACACTTGCCTTTGAATTAGACATTGCTTTGGCGTTTTTGACGATGACTTTTCACCTTTGGTCCGACGCAACTCCGGTTTGGAAGATATGGTGGCCTTTTGTTTTGACATTTGCTCAACAATGTTTCAGGTGATCTACGGGTACATTAACATTGTTAATATTAACTTAAGGGTACATGTACAGTGTTAAATATTACCTTAAGCCGTGCATTTACTTAAATATTACCTTAAGCCGTGCATTTACTTAAATATTACCTTAAGGGTACATGTACAAtgataaatattatattaagggtaggcctacatgtacaATGATTCATATTACCTTAAGCGCACATGTCATGTTTCAGTTATCCTATGGGGTATATGTAATTTTTCAAATTGCCTACATGGGgtacataatatatattgttGTATGTAAACTATGGGCTATGTGTACAATGTTTCAGCCAAGTGGACGTTAAACTATAGGGTAATTGTAATATTACAATGTTTCAGGTAAAGTATcgggtaggcctacatgtaatGTTTCGTATGGGATAGCCTACATTTAGAATGTTTCAGAGGACACGGCTCAAAAAAATAATAGTAAACGTTCATGTAAACAAAAAAAGTATCGAATCATATTGAAACCAAGGTTTATAAACAAGTTTAAGGTTATCATAGTATTAAAGTGCAACCAAGGTTTAAAAACAGTGTTCAGGTTATCATTTCATTGTGAAACAAAGGTTTGAAAACAGGGTTAAGGTTATCATAGTATCATAGTGAAACACCACTTATCCGGCCAGTGCTGATTTTTTCAAAACACAAGGAATAAGATAACTCCGTGTACTTTACCTTTCACCCCTTATGTCTAGTGACGGTATAGTAGGCTTATCTGTGCAGGGTTATTCAGCGGTAGTCGTCCCTACAGGTATGGTAAAGTAAGATACGGTGAAGTTACCTCTCTCCACACATTCGCTGACCAGACGGAACCCTCCGCGTGCGGTCGTCATGGTGAGCTGGTTCAGGGCGGCGTTCCAAAtcgcatactttttttttttttttttaacttgtagTGCGCACTGCAGCTACCCCATACAAAGAAACAATCTATTGTACATGGAATGAATACAACTAGGACATGCCACAGGTGATGTCACTTAGCACACCTGTAGTGCCAACCTCGTATCTCCTGCTGCGCAGAGGATTGTGGCCCAAAATCTGAGGTATTGGTATTGGAACGCAGGGGAGGAAATTGATTGCCTCGGTTTCCGGTTTTGAATTAAAAGTTAAAAGCGCTTCCTAACAAATCGAAAGAAACTATTATCAACCACACAAGCCGAATCAATATGTCTGAAttttttcttaaatatattaattattttttgttattttttattgcatttttattttatgaaacGTAGACTAGTCGTCATACTCTGTTGTGGACAAAAAATAGTCATACAGCCTAACATTTGAATCCTTCATTGGGTTAAATTCAACGTAACTGTTACATTTGCCCGTTTAACAGAATTTCATAGTCTCAAGAAATTAATAATGTCTCTTTACGATCACTTAATGTaagtcttaaaggcacccagtgcaactttcgaggcttaaaaataaacattcaatttctagtcttttttacacgtagtaagtttcaataactccataccattacataccgacatttaagcagcaaagatgagacgtcgttgtgtggtgagaactgatacaaaatcgatggctggaaaaatggcttctccccaccggcgattgttgttgtttacgattttctatcagttctcaccacacaacgacgtctcatctttgctccttgaatgtcgatatgtaatggtatggagttattgaaacttactacgtgtaaaaaagactagaaattgaatgtttatttttcattgaatgtttacataaagttgcactgggtgcctttaaaaagcCTAACGTAGCCTACTGCGTGTTGTGGCCACCTATCACTTATCCATTCACTTGTTCTGCATCTTCGAGCCGTAATCCCATGAGCCACCTCTCCTACTGTCCGCTAGCACGTCCGGCTAAATCCCCATGAAGTCCTGATTCTAGGCTATTCATTCCCTTCCCTGATGGTCGTGATGACCCTCTCGGGTCACCGGGAGCCTCCGGTGTGGTAATGTCATGGGCTACGCACACAACGTCCTCTCCCATGCCCTCCATACTTGACATTTTATGATATCGAAAGTAATGTGTCCTTCTGCAGTCCCAGGGTCAGTCGATGCTACCGGCGAACTCATGTCACTCTTCCGCACGGCTGGTCAGTTGGCACTGACAGTGGGATTTTTGTCAAAACAGTGTTGGGAAaggttgttttttgtgtgtgtgtgtgtgtgtgtgtgtgtgtgtgtgtgtgtgtgtgtgtgtgtgtgtgtgtgtgtgtgtgtgtgtgtgtgtgtgtgtgtgtgtgtgtgtgtgtgtgtgtgtgtgtgtgtgtgtgtgtgtgtgcgcgccatcCCAAAGCCGGCATGATTGTACAGTGGAGCGCCAACGGCATCCTTCCGTTGACGGATGCTAACTCCCTCACACACGCGTTACAAAATGGTGAAACATATAAAGATCATACAAATTAAAACAAGCAAACGAATAAGATAATCCATTAGTGATGCTAAAAGAGTACactcctaataataataataataataataataataataacagcgTGATTGACACACGCTGCAGCCTCAACATCGACCAGTAGATGGCGCGCACGTATCTTTCTTGAAAATAAGCACTCGTTCTCTCCCAAATTGTCAAGAATCACATGCATGCCGAATTCACCACTCTAAGCAAGGTTATTTGTTGTCCctccgcccccgccccctctcattcaTGACGGATTAATCAATACGTAAAACGACATCAGCCCACCATGCCTGCCACTATATAAATTGCATACTTGGAGAGGTGCAACTGAGCGCCGCCGTCAGAACAAGTGGCCGCTCATTAAACCAACCCCCACAGTCCGTCAGGTTAACTTTGATGGTGTTTCACCGCCGTCGCTGCCCTCCTGCCTCCAGAGAATGGGCGTGAATCCTGACTCCAAAGGAAGCCGAGAGGcgactccttcttcttcttcatcatctcctcctcctcttctcctttgcGCCGGCGACTCAGCGGCTCAGTTCAGTCTGCACGTCGCTGCGTACGCATAGCGAGAATACGCTCCAGCGGGatggagagaggatagagagtgTTTTTAAATGGACCTATATTTTTTAAGAGGTagcatttttgttttaaacaacAACGACGTCAACAAACCTGACTTTGCTGGAATCAATCGGAATATAATTTTGGGCATTATTTCCAATATAACTTCATAGTATCGGTGCGTAATGGTGCGTAATAGTTTATACTTTAATAGCCATACACGTGATGTGATCCAACGTGGACAAATGTGTAATATTCCTCTCGGAAGCTCAAATAATCTCTGAGTGTTTCCTATTGGAACACTGACAACATTTTATTTCTTATGGTTATTGTCAACCAGGTGTTGATTTCCTAAATCCTCCGCGTGGACCATAGCCGCTGCATGAGCCTCCTTAATCCACTCAGAAAGtacaggagggaggggagggaggcgcAATAAGTATACGGCAGAGGGGGTGCGCTCTTGTTTGAGAAAGTGAGacagaatcagagagagagagagatcgagggagggagagagagagagcaaaagagagggcgcgcaagagagagggagagagagagagagagagagagagagagagagagagagagagagagagagagagagagagagagagagagagagagagagagagagagagagagagggatagacacacagagagacagaggggggagagagagagcgcgcgagagGGGACCAAGTGGACCGAGGTGATCGAGTGCTAACAAACCTCCAAGGGGCTGCCGGCTTGTATCAGTGTGCGCACACAGGACCAGCGTTCCGACCATGGGGCTGCCAGCACGCTGCCCGGGACCCTGCTCCGTCCTCCTGGCGCTGACCCTGCTGCTCACGGGACCCAGCACGGTGCTCGGCCTCGGCCAGAACGACACGGAGCCCATAGTGCTGGAGGGGAAGTGCCTGGTGGTGTGCGACTCGAACCCGTCCTCGGACGGAGGAGTTACTTCCTCGCTCGGGATATCCGTGCGTTCCGCCGGGGCGAAGGTGGCATTTTCCGCCGTGCGCGGGACCAATCACGAGCCGTCCGAGATGAGCAACACGTCCATGACCATCTATTTCGACCAGGTCAGGTGTCCCCAACCCCCGAACCCCATCCCGAACCCCTTCAAAATCTGTTTTAGTCACCCCGAATGTGTGTTAATGGTGGATCCTGCACAACCGATTGGTGCATAGCCTGCCTGCATgccttcaattaaaaaaaagaataatgagAGAATCTGGGATGTGGTCGTTTATAACATGGATATATGTCCATTCGCTGAAGACCTGATGCATTGGCGTGCGTCTATTGTGCACGTTATATAGTTTAATGCTGTGCGTAATAGTGTGGCGTACTTTTGAAACCTTTTTTGGAGGACATCCttgattgattgtgtgtgtgtgtgtgtgtgtgtgtgtgtgtgtgtgtgtgtgtgtgtgtgtgtgtgtgtgtgtgtgtgtgtgtgtgtgtgtgtgtgtgtgtgtgtgtgtgtgtgtgtgtgtgtgtgtgtgtttgtgtgtacgccTCCATTGTGCAGACATGTCGTGCATCGCTTCGGGGCGGATGGTTTGGTGTGATAATTGCTTACGCCTCTCTAATGACACTGTGCCTTGTTGACTTATTATTGACTCAAATAACCAACCATTTAATTTCAACATATTAAATACTGGACTAGTTTAATTCAGGAACCACTCTATACTATTTGTCGTGTCCCCCCTAAATAGGGATGAATAGTTTCAGGCCAATAGTGTGTCGAAGCATGCAGCCTCTCCTGCGTGCGCCTCCAACGGCTCGTCCTCATGCCCAGACACTGTTCCCCTCGCAGGTTTTAGTGAACATCGGCAACCATTTCGACCTCAAAGCCAGCGTGTTCCAGGCTCCGAGGCGGGGGATCTATAGCTTCAGTTTCCACGTTGTAAAGGTCTACAACAGACAAACCATACAGGTGAGCGTTCACGGTCACCGCGTCTCCCTCACCATCATCCAACAAGTGTCCAAGCAGCGCTGCCGCCGAGTCCACGATTCCTTACAATAACCTTCCCTGTAGTTAGacgccacacacactgacacacacaagtacGCACCCGCGTAAGCACACACTCGCTtttcacatacacaaaaacacgcacacacacacgcgcgcgcgcacacacgcacacaatctctTACACCGTTTCTCGTCCCTGAAAGGTGAACCTGATGCAGAACGACTACCCGGTGATCTCTGCGTTCGCCGGTGACCAGGACGTCACGAGAGAAGCGGCCAGCAACGGggtgctgctgatggtggagcGCGAGGACCGCGTGTACCTGAAGCTGGAGCGGGGAACCCTCATGGGCGGATGGAAATATTCCACCTTCTCGGGCTTTCTGGTCTTCCCCGTATAATCCCGCAAAACCCCGCGGATTCCTGCCCCCCCCAACCATcacccctccccgccccctgcccccctcgaTCCGTGGCGCACGTGACTCTCCTTGGTCTTCTCGGAGGTCGAGGGGAAGGGGAgaagaccccccccacacacaaagaccacaTCCCCATTTTATTCTGAACTGAAAGGAACGGGTCAGCCAAGGAAGCCGACGACGAatatctgtatctctctctacaCTTGTCTACTACTATATAGTCAAATATAAACGTTTCCTTGGAGTTTCATCTATACacgtcaatcaatcaatcgatCAATCAACTTCAACGCAGTCTGGATGGTGAACCCAGTTTGATCGGCCCGTGCGTTATGTGCGCTCGTCGGGTGTTTGGATTTGTATCGCTTGGAAAAACTAACTTTGCCCGAGAAAAAGGCACAAGACATAATGTACTTGGGGGAGGATGGACCAGAATAAGAGGAGATTTGGGAGAGGAGCGAGTGTTTGCCGAGCTGCAGGCTGCGTGTGTGATGCTCTGTTTTATGTTTGTATAGCCCTTTGGTTTCCGTCCAGGTGAGATGTGTGGGATTATTACGCGCATCCAGAGAAGtgcgctaaaaagccttttttttGCACGAGTGGAAGatcttttttgtttggttttggttttgtgCTGTCCATGGTTGTTGCGTTTGGATGCTGAACCTCTTATTGAAAATAAGCCAAATGTAGGCCGCCTACTATTCAGAGTTTATTAAAAAGACTAAAAAAGGCGACATATTTCAGCCATTGGAGACGATTTAGAGCCcttttattaaataatatattatttataaaagtACATATTCCGATTACTTGTGTGTTCTCTATACATTTCAGATCTGCGTAGCTTTGACTGATTTAATGTTCAGTGACGTCGCTCACTAAATGTACATTGTGAaaatattagaaaaaaaacagcccTTATATGTCCCGATCAATAAAATCTATTGTATGGTATATTTTAGAGGCTAAGCGCATCTATCACCATTACGCATTTGACACAGAATGGaacaaaaagataaaaatcTGGAATGCCAGTCTTTAGATTTAGATAAGAAagggcaaaacaaacaaaataatatctTTAATAATGTTTAAACATCACGGGGCTTACTTTCTGTGTTCAGGGCGACTTGGTCGCCTTTCAAGGTGCTACAATTGTTGCGTCGTAACTTCGATGCGTCGATACGCAGTGCACCATtccccccccacatccccccTACCTGAAGAAAATAAAGCACTTTATCGAAGGATTACGGTTCTTAGACCcactcataaaaataaataaaaaatcagcTGCAACAGTAAGCAGGCTAGTAGACATGCTCACAGCCAGGCCACCTCGCAGAAGGGCTCCAATAATGGTTTGATTGACGTCAGCAGGTTTCATACAAGAAAAAAGGGCAGATGGAAAATATACATGTTCACCTCCGCCTCATT
This is a stretch of genomic DNA from Gadus macrocephalus chromosome 23, ASM3116895v1. It encodes these proteins:
- the cbln2b gene encoding cerebellin-2b codes for the protein MGLPARCPGPCSVLLALTLLLTGPSTVLGLGQNDTEPIVLEGKCLVVCDSNPSSDGGVTSSLGISVRSAGAKVAFSAVRGTNHEPSEMSNTSMTIYFDQVLVNIGNHFDLKASVFQAPRRGIYSFSFHVVKVYNRQTIQVNLMQNDYPVISAFAGDQDVTREAASNGVLLMVEREDRVYLKLERGTLMGGWKYSTFSGFLVFPV